Within the Nitrospiraceae bacterium genome, the region GGCTTTTTTCCTATCCGAGACATGCGAACCCCGTTACGTAGCTGCTATGAGTAAGTAAACGTTCACCCCGTTCGGCGTTTACCACACCGAACAAAGCACTTCGCCTCCAAGACCGGCCCGGCGAGACTCTCCGTCGGTCATCAATCCCTGGGAAGTAGAGATGATGGCAAGTCCGATACCGCTACGGACTTTCGGCACACCTTCGCGGCCAATGTAAACCCGACGTCCCGGCTTGCTGACTCGGCGCATTCCCGTGATCATGGGCCGATCCTGCTCAATGTATCTCAACTGCACGGTCAAGATAGGATGCCCCTCTTCCTGTCCTTCCTGAAATCCCTGAATAAAACCTTCCTTACCAAGGATGCCAAGAATCTGGCGCTTCAGCTTGGAGGCAGGCACCTTCACGGTCTCGTGACGGCGGCGCGCACCATTTCCCAGTCTCACCAACAAATCAGCAATCGGATCGGTCACCATAGCTTCCTCGTTTTCCTCAATGTCACGCTGTTCAGGGCCAGAACTACCAGCTTGCCTTTCTCACCCCGGG harbors:
- the rpsH gene encoding 30S ribosomal protein S8, translated to MVTDPIADLLVRLGNGARRRHETVKVPASKLKRQILGILGKEGFIQGFQEGQEEGHPILTVQLRYIEQDRPMITGMRRVSKPGRRVYIGREGVPKVRSGIGLAIISTSQGLMTDGESRRAGLGGEVLCSVW